The nucleotide sequence GCACTGCGCTTCCCGGCGCAGGAAGGCCGCGTCCCGAACTTCGTCGGGGCAGAGCGCGCCGCGGTCTTGCTGAGCGAACTGACGCTGTGGAAGCGGGCCAAGGCAGTCAAGGTCAGCAGCGATGCGCCCCAATGGGGGGTTCGCTACTTTGCGTTGCGGCAGGGCAAGATCCTCTATCTCCCGGTGCCGCACCTGCGCGGCGACAAGTGCTTTGTCGAGATCGATCCCGAGCGGCTCGGCGCGCGCGCGCTGCGAGCGCTGAGCTTGCGCGGAGCACTGCGGTTCGGGCGCCTGGTGGCCCCGCACGAGATGCAGCCGGTCGAGCTGATCGTGTGCGGCTCAATGGCGGTAACGCGCCAAGGCGGACGCCTCGGCAGTGGCGGCGGCTACTGTGATCTGGAGTACGCGCTGTTGCGCAAGGACGGCAAGGTGCGCGAGTACACCCCGATCCTGACCACCGTTCATCCGCTGCAAGTGGTTGACGATCGCATTCCGATGCGCGGGCACGATCTGCCGGTCGATTTCCTGGTAACGCCGGAGCAAGTGATCGCCGCCCCCAGCCTGCACCCGCGACCGCGCGGCATCATTTGGGACTTGCTGGCGGAGGAGAAGATCCGCGCGATTCCGGCCCTGCGGCGAGGCCGGCGCGAAAGCCGCGGCGCCGAGACCCCCCGCCGATTCTAGGCCGCACACGCGGCCACGCCTCAGCCGCGCTAGGGTGCGCCGTTGCTCGGCAGGTTGACGATGAAAGTCGCACCCTGCCCCGGGCTGCTCTCGACACCTACCGAGCCGGCGTGCGCTTTGATCAGCGACTGGCGATGGACAACCCCAAGCGCGCCTGGCCCGGTTCATCCTCGACTAGCAGAGCCTCGGACATCGTGGTTCTCGGGCTGGCGGACTTCGGGCAGTTCCAGCACGTCGAGAAAGCCGCTGAGCTTGGCGATACGGTCGGCAAAGGCATCGGGGTTGACCGGCTTGACGACGTAGGCGCTCGCCCCGAGCGCGTAAGCGTGATTGATTTCCTGCTGGCTATCGGTCGAGGTGAGCATGATGACAGGTGTGTGCCGGTAGGCGGGGTTACGTTTCAGGCGGGCGAGGACTTCGAAGCCATCGAGGCCGGGCATGCGGATGTCGAGCAGGATGAGCCCAGGACGGGGCTGGCAACCGGCGGCGGCGTGGGCCGTCGCGACACCGGTCAAGTAAGCCAGCGCCTCCTCGCCGTCGCTGACGCGCACGAGCCGTTCCCCGCGGCCGGCGCGCTGGAAGTGCCGCGCGAACAGGCTCGCGTGGCCGTCGTCGTCTTCAACCAGCAGGATGGCTGCGTTAGGTGGATGCATCATGCTCCGCTCCCATTGTCCGCGCCGCAGCCGCCAGCCGCAGCGTAAACCAGAACGTACTGCCTTCGTCGGGCACGCTCTCCAGCCAAATCCGCCCGCCGTGTTTTTCGACGATCTTTCGCACCATCGTCAGCCCGATCCCCTCGCCCGGCACCCCGCCGTTAGGCAGGCGATGAAACAGGCGAAACACCGCCTCCTGTTTTCCCTTCGGGATGCCCGGGCCGGTGTCGCGCACAAAGCAGGTGCAGGTATCGTCTGCGCTCTGCGCGCCAATCTCGATGCGCCGAACGGCGCGCTCCCCCATGTACTTGATGGCGTTGTCCACCAAGTTGCTGAAGGCTTGGTTCAGGCGCAGCGGATCACCTATGACCGCGGGCAGGTCGCCGACGGAAATGGTGATCTGCTTCTGGTCGAGCTGATAGCGAAAGGTGTCGATGATGGTTTCCACCATCGGCCCCAGCGAAACGGCTTCGGTGGGGTTGGTGCGGGTGGCAATACGGGAGACGTTCAGCAACGAGCCGATCAAGCCGTCCATCCGTGAGACCGCAGCCAAGATGAACTGAATCGACTCATCGATGTCGCCGGACACCGCGCGCGTCTCCGGACTGGCGGGGGACTCGCGGCGCAGCTCATCGAGGCTGAGCTGCAATTCGCGGGTGAAACCCTGCACATTTATCAGCGGTGCGCGCAAGTCATGTGAGGCCACGTAGAGGAGGTCTTCCATCTCCTGGTTAGCCAGCGCCAAGCGCGCCGACTGTTGCTCGAGCACTGCCGCCATGGCGCTCTTGTCCCGCACCGCGTCTTCGAGCTGGTGGCGAGCTAGGAACTCGGTGCGGCGCATTGCCGCGCCGATGCGCATTCCGACCAGGGCCACCGCGCCCGAGGTAACAAGCAGCGATACGTTGGTCAGGAAGACGGCAGGGTTATGAATCCGCCCGTGCATCAGTGCCGCGGCCACGTAGGCAAACAGCAGCACCCCGCTCAAAAGCAGCACGTCGCCAGCCCGGCAGGGCATGAAGATCGGTAAGCCCAGTATCAGCAGGGTCAGCGCGACGAAGTAGGGCGTGTCGTAGCCCTCCATGAGCGCCGGCACGGCGGCGAACATGCACCCGACCACGATCCCCAGCAGCAACACCAACCAGTCGGGGTGTCGTTCGCCGAGGGGGCCTCGAACCGCGGCCAGGATCGCGCTGGTCAGCAGTACGCAGACGAGGCGCCAGGCGGTGAGGGTGGCGAAGTCAGTGGCATAGAGCATGTAATCGGCGACCATGTAGAAGGGAGCAATGCAGAGCACCAGCACGCACGCCACCACTGCCCGCCGCCGCATGAGGCGGCGCGTCTCGAGCTCGAACTGCGCTTGCAAGGCAGGGCCGAACGCCTCAGCTGTATCCACTGAGCCCCACATGGTCCAGCATCTGCTGTGTGAACAGCAATGCCTGTGCCCCCGATCGGCTTCATAAGGCAGCGGCCCGGATCGGACCTAGGCGCCCCAACCGCGAACAGAAAAGTTGACACCGGTCCAAATTTGGACGCTGCCGGCAGTTGCTCCCGGCACGCAGGTTCGATAAACGGCCGGTGCTGTGACGCGCGTAGGGAGGCAACTCGTGAGGATGGCCGGCGCCTGATTGCCGCACCCGGGACCCTTGGCTTAGAATCCTATGCGGCAACAATCGTGGGGAGGGAGATCACCATGACAACACAGGGCAACACTGAAAAGAAGGAACGATCGTGGCCAGCGATTCTGGGCTGGGGCAGCTTGGCGCTGTTCAGCATCGGCTTCGTGGTGGTGATCAGCACGCAGCTGGGTGAATCATGGAGCAAGCGCGAGGAGGAAGCCAAGAAGCTGGTGCGCGCGTTCAAACCCGATGGCACCCTGCCGCTCGACGACATGACCAAGGTGCTGCTGACCCAGGGCACGGATGTGGAGGTATTCATCGGAGAGTTCTCCTGGGGATCGAAGCAAAAGAACGGGCCCGAGTACGAGGTCAGCCTCACTTGGCGCGAAGGCAACAACCATCGTCAGGCCGTTTGGCGCGCCGATCTGAAGACCAAGGCGGTAACTCCGCAGGGCGACGAGGCCGCCGCGATCCCGAAGCGGGTAGCCGAAAAGCTGGCGAAATCCGGCGGCGCCCCCTGAGCCGCTTGGGCGGCGTTGCCGCGCACGCGGGGACAAGTTCGCCGAGTCATACCGCAAGGAGTGGGGCATGAATCTCGTGGCGATTCGCGTCGAGAAACCTGACGATGTCAACCTCATCCTCGGGCAAGCGCACTTCATCAAGACGGTTGAGGATCTGCACGAGGCCCTAGTCAGCGCCGTCCCCGGCATCCGTTTCGGACTCGCTTTCTGCGAGGCTTCGGGGCCTTGTTTGGTCCGCGCCAGCGGTACCGACCCGGAGCTGGCGTCACAGGCGGCGCAGCAGGCCCTTGCCATCGGCGCCGGGCACTCCTTTCTCGTTCTCTTGCGCGATGCTTTTCCCATCAATGTGCTGAACGCGATCAAAATGCTGCCCGAGGTGTGCTCGATTCACTGCGCCACCGCCAACCCGGTCGAGGTCGTGGTCGCGGAGTCCGAACAAGGGCGCGGCATAGTCGGGGTCATCGATGGTCTCAAACCCAAGGGCATCGAGCGCGACGACCATGTCGCGGACCGCAAGGCCCTGCTGCGCAAGTTCGGGTACAAGTTGAGTTAGATTAAATCACTACGCGCGTGCGAGGGGGGGCAACCGCGCGGGAGCCGCCCGTCGCTGGCACCGAGGCCTTGCGCAAGCCAGTCCGGCCACGGCCGCAATCACTCGCCCGCGATCCGCCGCCTGAGACTGCGGCGGCGAGCCTGAATGCGCTGCGTGCGCCGGCGCCACCCCTGCACTTGCTTCGCGCGATGCTCGATCAGCGCGGCCGGGCAGCGATGCATGAACAGGCGCGATGACCCCGCGACCAAGACCAGATCATCAATCATGCCGCCGTTGAGCTTGTCGGGCACTAGGTCAAACGGCAGCAGGCCGTAGGCAAACGCGCCAAAGAGCAGAATCCGGCCAAGACCGTCGGCGCGGCGGTCAAAGAGGGCCAGCAGATAGACGATGCCTGCCAACGGCATATAGTGCCGGAACACCCCCCAGCCGCCGATGCGCCATTGCTGCCACAGGTTGCGATCAAGCATCGAGGCCACCACCGCCACCATCATCAACAGCACAATGCGGCTCGACCAACGCCACCACGTGCGCGTGGAGCCCTGAAGAGTGTAGTAGATGCGCTTGTACCACCACCTCGACGACCGCAGCAGCCCGGTGGTGCCAAGCCCGAGATCCTCCTCGATCGGCCCGCGGATCGCGACTACTTCGAGGGAAATCGGCTGCCCGGCAGCGTCGGCTCGCGCTGCTATTGTCGGCTCGCCGGTGCGGCCGGGGCATGCCCACAGCAGGGCCGCCAGCCATATGAAACGGACAGTTCGGCTCGTTCCCATTGCTTTTTGAAGATGCTGCACCTGGCTCCCAGAAGTCAAACCGACGAAACCGTCACGGAAGTGGCCGCTTCCCGAAAGTTGCCAAGCCAGTGCCGCCAGCGCTCACGGCACATGTTGGCGAACACGCGAATTCCCGTGGCACATCACTTGCTGTCCCATTGTGGCAGATCACATGAGTGATCGAGAGCAATACAGGGAGGACACAGTAACATGCAAGACCAAGTCAGCGAGATGGTTCGCACGCTCCGCGCGCGCCTGAACATGACCCAGGAGGAGTTTGCCCATGCGCTGGGCCTGACCGTGGGAACCGTGAATCGCTGGGAAAACGGCCGATTCCGTCCGAGTAAGCTGGCCCGAGCGACCATCACCGAGTTCGCGCGCCGCCGCGGCATTTCGATCGAGCCGACCGAGCACGTCGAGGCCGACTCCGTCGAACACCACCGGGACGTAGCCTAGCCAACGGCCGCCGGGCATCGCGCGGCGGCAGCTGCCCCCTCAGTGCCCCTGCGGGTGCAAATCAAACACGACGGCTCCGTCGCTGAATTCCGCGGCCTGGTGCCAAGGCAAGACCGCCGATCGCCAGGCCGCTCGTGTCTGTGGAGCCAGCGCGCCACGGTGCACCACAACCCATCGCACGTCCGCACGGGATTGCAGCGCCGCCACTGCCTCTGACTCGGGCAAGCGCCGAGCGACAGCTCGCAGCGCCGTGTTTTCCGGGTCGGGATGGCCGGTGAATCCGTTCACCAGCGGCAGCCAATGATACGTGCTGAAGTACATGTACCAGCTCTCCCGCAGAAGGCCGGGAAAGGTATCGTCACCAACCGGCACTTCCACGCACACGCCACCGTCGCCATGTTGGCGCAACCAGGCATACACCGGCGGAATTTCCTCCCCGACGGGAACCGCTTCCAGCTCAATATGCGCGGCGCCGAAGATGCGGGTTTCAAGTATGACAGCGGCGGTCAGAAGGCCACACAGCAGCACGCTCACCACCCACTGCCAGCCGCTGCGAGGCAGTGCTCGCAGTAACTGCGCTGCTCCTCGCGCCGCCAACAGGGCCACCGCAAACACCACCAGCAGGCCGAAGCGCGTCGGATATCGAACTGCGCTCAGACCGGGCACCAACAAACCCAGAATCCTGTACGGGAGCGGAATCAGCACATCGCCCACGCGCCAAGCCGGCCCCAGCGCCAGGACATACCCACCAAGCGCAACCGCCAGCAGCGACGCCCGACCCGGCCACATTTCCGGGTTCATCCGGCGGCAGCCCAGCAGGGCCAGACCGATGGCTGTTCCGCCCAGGTAGAGTTCAGTACCAGGCGTGACAAAGCGGCTCCACGGCCGCGCGCTCATCAAGAAGGCCAAGGCGGCTCGGTCTACGTACGGGTCAGCCGGTATCACGCCGGCAGCTCGCATGCGCACGTACGGCAAGCTGAACGGAATCAGCACCACCACCGCCGCAGCCAGCGCCGCCGCAATCGCCAGCACGTCTCGCAGCGGCAGTTCCCGCCGCCATAGCGGGGGCAGCAGCAGTAGGCCCACCGTCGCGAAGGCGAAGTAGCCAAGGTAGTAAGACGTAAGCGCCTGCAACACCAACAACAGCGCGCAACCAGCCAGCCATGGCCAGTGGCCGGTACGCCGGTAACGCGCCAAGCACAGTACGATCAGCGGTAGATAGAACGTGCCGAGCAGCTGCACGCGAGCCAACTCGTTGAAGCGCCAGGGACTGAATGCAAACAGAAACCCGGCCAGCCAGCCGGCCTTGGCACTGGCAGTGAGCTCGACTGCCAGCAATGCCACGGCCACGCCGGTGAGGACAAATGAAAGCAACACTATCGACTGGTT is from Deltaproteobacteria bacterium and encodes:
- a CDS encoding 5-formyltetrahydrofolate cyclo-ligase, translating into MRLKLASALRFPAQEGRVPNFVGAERAAVLLSELTLWKRAKAVKVSSDAPQWGVRYFALRQGKILYLPVPHLRGDKCFVEIDPERLGARALRALSLRGALRFGRLVAPHEMQPVELIVCGSMAVTRQGGRLGSGGGYCDLEYALLRKDGKVREYTPILTTVHPLQVVDDRIPMRGHDLPVDFLVTPEQVIAAPSLHPRPRGIIWDLLAEEKIRAIPALRRGRRESRGAETPRRF
- a CDS encoding response regulator — protein: MMHPPNAAILLVEDDDGHASLFARHFQRAGRGERLVRVSDGEEALAYLTGVATAHAAAGCQPRPGLILLDIRMPGLDGFEVLARLKRNPAYRHTPVIMLTSTDSQQEINHAYALGASAYVVKPVNPDAFADRIAKLSGFLDVLELPEVRQPENHDVRGSASRG
- a CDS encoding HAMP domain-containing histidine kinase, encoding MDTAEAFGPALQAQFELETRRLMRRRAVVACVLVLCIAPFYMVADYMLYATDFATLTAWRLVCVLLTSAILAAVRGPLGERHPDWLVLLLGIVVGCMFAAVPALMEGYDTPYFVALTLLILGLPIFMPCRAGDVLLLSGVLLFAYVAAALMHGRIHNPAVFLTNVSLLVTSGAVALVGMRIGAAMRRTEFLARHQLEDAVRDKSAMAAVLEQQSARLALANQEMEDLLYVASHDLRAPLINVQGFTRELQLSLDELRRESPASPETRAVSGDIDESIQFILAAVSRMDGLIGSLLNVSRIATRTNPTEAVSLGPMVETIIDTFRYQLDQKQITISVGDLPAVIGDPLRLNQAFSNLVDNAIKYMGERAVRRIEIGAQSADDTCTCFVRDTGPGIPKGKQEAVFRLFHRLPNGGVPGEGIGLTMVRKIVEKHGGRIWLESVPDEGSTFWFTLRLAAAARTMGAEHDAST
- a CDS encoding adenosine-specific kinase, translating into MNLVAIRVEKPDDVNLILGQAHFIKTVEDLHEALVSAVPGIRFGLAFCEASGPCLVRASGTDPELASQAAQQALAIGAGHSFLVLLRDAFPINVLNAIKMLPEVCSIHCATANPVEVVVAESEQGRGIVGVIDGLKPKGIERDDHVADRKALLRKFGYKLS
- a CDS encoding DUF1232 domain-containing protein, translating into MMVAVVASMLDRNLWQQWRIGGWGVFRHYMPLAGIVYLLALFDRRADGLGRILLFGAFAYGLLPFDLVPDKLNGGMIDDLVLVAGSSRLFMHRCPAALIEHRAKQVQGWRRRTQRIQARRRSLRRRIAGE
- a CDS encoding helix-turn-helix transcriptional regulator, whose translation is MQDQVSEMVRTLRARLNMTQEEFAHALGLTVGTVNRWENGRFRPSKLARATITEFARRRGISIEPTEHVEADSVEHHRDVA